TCTACGGTATAGCCTTCCCCAAGGACAGCGAGCTGGTTCCGGTCGTGAACCAGGCCCTGAAAGACATTCGTGCTGATGGCACGTACGACAAAATCTACCAGAAATGGTTTGGCAAGCAGCCTGATTAAACAGGGCTGAAGCCAAGCGCATGCCAAGCGGTGATCGCGTGTCGTAACGGGATCACCGCTTTTATTTTTTGACGCTCTGTTTCGGGCGTTTATTCAAAGACAAAGGTAGCACTGTGACTTTTGAATGGGACGCTATCTGGGGGGCTTTACCCAGCCTTCTGGAAGGTACAAAAATGACGCTGCTCATTACCCTGTCGGGTTTGGTGGGCGGTGCTGTATTAGGTTTTCTGACCGGGGTGATTACCACCTACATTCGGGTACCGGTCACTTGGCGCCGAGCCGCTTTGTTCGTGCTGGGGCTGCTGGTTTTGGGCTTTGTGCTCAAGGGTCTGTCCTGGTTGATGAGTAACTGGCTCAGTTTCATCCCCGCCTGGATCTGGAACTCTGTGCAGGCGCTGATCGCCCTGTCCTTGCTGGGTTTTTTCAGACGTTATCTGCTGCTGGTGCTGTCGTTCCTGTGCCAGCTATACGTGCTGCTGATACGCGGTACCCCCATCGTGGTGCAAGTGATGTTCATCTACTTTGCACTGCCCATGCTGGCCAATATTCGTATTGATGGTCTGACGGCGGCGATCTTCACCTTGATGATCAACTCCGGGGCCTATATTTCCGAGATCGTGCGGGGTGCCTTGCAGTCCGTGCCCAAAGGTCTGAAAGAAGCCGGGGAGGCGATGGGACTGCCATTTCACAAGATTTTGCGCCACATTATTGGGCCGGTGGCGTTTCGCCGCATGATTCCGGCCATGGGTAACCAGTGCATTATCAGCTTGAAGGATTCATCGCTGTTTATCGTGATTGGTGTGGCAGAGCTGACTCGCCAGGGCCAGGAGATTATTGCGAATAACTTTCGTTCGGTGGAGATTTGGGGTGCGGTGGCCGTGATCTATCTGATCCTGACCGGCCTGATTGCCCTGACTCTGAAGTTGATTGAACACCGCATGAGGATTGTATGAGTATTGTCGAGTTCAAGAAGGTAACCAAGCGCTTTGGAGACAATATCGTGCTCGACGATATCAGTCTGACGATTGATAAGGGCGAAGTGGTTGTGGTGGTGGGCCCGTCCGGATCGGGGAAATCCACGTTCCTGCGCTGCATTAACAAGCTGGAAGACATTCAGGCGGGCGACATTGTGGTCAACGGCTTGAGTGTGAATGGCACGCCAGCGCAGGTGCGTGAGCTGCGTCGGGAAGCCGGCATGGTATTTCAGCAGTTCAATCTGTTTCCGCAGATGAGTGCGCTGGAAAATGTCATGTTCGGGCCCGTGCATACCCGGGGCACCGGTCGCGCCCAGGCCCGTGAGGAAGCCATGGAGCTGCTGGCTAAAGTGGGCTTGGCTGAGCGCGTCAATCATTACCCCAATGAGCTGTCCGGTGGACAGCAGCAGCGAGTGGCCATCGCTCGCGCCCTGGCGATCAAACCCAAGCTGATGCTGTTTGATGAACCGACTTCTGCGCTGGACCCGGAGCTGCGTCAGGAAGTGCTCAAGGTCATGCAATTGCTGGCTGAAGAAGGCATGACCATGGTGGTGGTGACACACGAGATGGATTTTGCGCGTCGTGTGGGCAGCCGTCTGATCTTTATTGATCAGGGCAGGGTGGCGCACGATGGACCGCCTGCCGAGCTGCTGAGCGATCCCCCCAGTCAGCGCCTTAAGGACTTTTTGCAGCACGTGGCCTAAGAGTCTGCCGGGGTCGCTGGACATAAAAAAGCCCTTCAGGGTTTTGGCGATTGAGCCAAGGACCTGAAGGGCTTTCTTGTGACTGCCTGCCTGTGACAGACAGGCGGGCAGTGGTTGTTATCTGGAGGGTGTGACGTAGATGGTGCGAGTGGCAACCACTCGGTTTGCGCCATCAGGCTTGATGCGGATTGTGACCTGACGCGGTGTAAAGCCAGCGGGCAGCTCTGCGGAGCCATTGATATAGGCATAACGGCCTACACTGACAGTCTGGCTGGGCAGGTCCACATTTCCACTGCGGCCATTGCTATAACGACCAGCGGCCACAAACTCCATGGTGCCGGTGAACTCGGCCTCTTTGCCCTTGTCCTGCATCAATAGCACAAAGTGATTGAGCTGGCCTTCATTGACGGTGAATTCAGCAGCGCGAATACCGGGCGAGGTACCACGTGGATCCGGTGGCATGGCATCGGCAAACAGCGCGATGTCTTTTTCCAGCTTGGTGACCATGGCCTGCAGATCGCTGGTCTGCTTGCCCAGCTTGTCTTCTTTCTGGCTGACGTCTTCCAGATCGCGGCTGGTTTGATTCAATTGCGCTTGCAGGCGCTGCTTGTCTGCATTGGCAGTGTTCAGGTCATAGTGCAGTTGTTCGGACTGCTCTACGGTCAGGCGTGTCGGGCCATAACTCTTTTGCAAGAACAGCAGGCCACCGGCACCTAGGGCAATACCTGTCAACAATAGGACAAACCAGCGTGGAATACGGCGTTTTCGACGGCTGGAGCCGTAGGCGGTGGGTTTGAATACGGTGCGTTTGGAGGAACCAAGCATGAGAACAGACGTTCCTGTCAGACAAGGGACTCAAGGCAAATCAAGTCCTGATTACAAAACCCATTAGCATAGACGTCATTGGGGCGATGGAGGCGCGATAGCTGGCTTTGTTGCCCTTTGTTGTGCTTGGAAACGTCTGCCAGCGCGCCTGGAAAATATCAGTTTACTGTGAGGGCGCTAACGATTCCAAGTGTTGGTTTAACTGGGCTAATCGTTCCGGTGTGCCAACGTCCATCCAGAAGCCTTGATGCAGGCTGCCGAGTACCTGATGGCGCTCAATGGCGGCATGGAGCAAAGGCGCTGCTTTGGCGGGCTGGTCTTTAGGCAAGTGCGCAAAGAGCTCGGGCTTGTAGACGCCTATGCCGCTCAAGGTGGCACTACGGGCGCCTGCAAGGGTTTTGGCGCATAGATGCAATTGCCCTTCCTGCATGCCAAAGTCGCCTTCGGGATGGTGGGGCGGGTTGGGTGTCAGTATCAGCCAGGCCTGCTCCGGGCCTGCTTGCAGGCGTTCGGCCATGACCAAAGCTTGGGCAGGGTCCCAATCGGACCAGATATCCCCATTCATCAACAGGAAAGGCTGGTCCTGGAAAAAATCCAGCGCCTTGGCAATACCGCCAGCAGTTTCCAGGGCCGACGACTCTGGCGAGTAGCTCAGGCGCAAACCCCATTGGCTGCCGTCGCCCAGCGTGGATTCAATCTGCTCTCCCAACCAGGCGTGGTTGATGATGACCTCACGAAAGCCTGCTTTGGCCAGGGCACGCAAGTGCCAGACGATGAGTGGCAGGCCGCCTGCAGGAATCAGGGGTTTGGGGCAGGTGTCGGTCAAGGGGCGCATGCGCTCGCCTCGACCGGCTGCCAGAATCATGGCGCGCATCAGACCGTCATGCCC
This genomic window from Alcaligenes faecalis contains:
- a CDS encoding ABC transporter permease subunit (The N-terminal region of this protein, as described by TIGR01726, is a three transmembrane segment that identifies a subfamily of ABC transporter permease subunits, which specificities that include histidine, arginine, glutamine, glutamate, L-cystine (sic), the opines (in Agrobacterium) octopine and nopaline, etc.) — encoded protein: MTLLITLSGLVGGAVLGFLTGVITTYIRVPVTWRRAALFVLGLLVLGFVLKGLSWLMSNWLSFIPAWIWNSVQALIALSLLGFFRRYLLLVLSFLCQLYVLLIRGTPIVVQVMFIYFALPMLANIRIDGLTAAIFTLMINSGAYISEIVRGALQSVPKGLKEAGEAMGLPFHKILRHIIGPVAFRRMIPAMGNQCIISLKDSSLFIVIGVAELTRQGQEIIANNFRSVEIWGAVAVIYLILTGLIALTLKLIEHRMRIV
- the glnQ gene encoding glutamine ABC transporter ATP-binding protein GlnQ, whose product is MSIVEFKKVTKRFGDNIVLDDISLTIDKGEVVVVVGPSGSGKSTFLRCINKLEDIQAGDIVVNGLSVNGTPAQVRELRREAGMVFQQFNLFPQMSALENVMFGPVHTRGTGRAQAREEAMELLAKVGLAERVNHYPNELSGGQQQRVAIARALAIKPKLMLFDEPTSALDPELRQEVLKVMQLLAEEGMTMVVVTHEMDFARRVGSRLIFIDQGRVAHDGPPAELLSDPPSQRLKDFLQHVA
- a CDS encoding membrane protein, coding for MLGSSKRTVFKPTAYGSSRRKRRIPRWFVLLLTGIALGAGGLLFLQKSYGPTRLTVEQSEQLHYDLNTANADKQRLQAQLNQTSRDLEDVSQKEDKLGKQTSDLQAMVTKLEKDIALFADAMPPDPRGTSPGIRAAEFTVNEGQLNHFVLLMQDKGKEAEFTGTMEFVAAGRYSNGRSGNVDLPSQTVSVGRYAYINGSAELPAGFTPRQVTIRIKPDGANRVVATRTIYVTPSR
- the murU gene encoding N-acetylmuramate alpha-1-phosphate uridylyltransferase MurU; the encoded protein is MRAMILAAGRGERMRPLTDTCPKPLIPAGGLPLIVWHLRALAKAGFREVIINHAWLGEQIESTLGDGSQWGLRLSYSPESSALETAGGIAKALDFFQDQPFLLMNGDIWSDWDPAQALVMAERLQAGPEQAWLILTPNPPHHPEGDFGMQEGQLHLCAKTLAGARSATLSGIGVYKPELFAHLPKDQPAKAAPLLHAAIERHQVLGSLHQGFWMDVGTPERLAQLNQHLESLAPSQ